In Natronolimnobius baerhuensis, a single window of DNA contains:
- a CDS encoding sulfatase-like hydrolase/transferase — protein MGKDPDIALVVLDTLRKDYFEEEFEWLHSTGTYFDNGWSTSHWTIPAHASLFSGRYACEIGTGAKNRRLTVKKTLGELLSNAGYRTMAITANPTVSPEFNYNSGFDRFDSLFSRSWKQYVNPGLPSPLKYLFFVTRSLQSDSSLETLRSAYEHKIKFDEVDLANGAKQAHTRFPQTDKEPTFLFVNLMEVHSPYKPPQGYRTGPAARLTATQALLKDGPEQDGDRIINAYSDSVSYLSDVYNEIHSDLCRDYDLVITISDHGEALGEGDYWGHPPVLTPEITRVPIHIAGTNENKTVSTPVNLLDVFQTICDAAETSIPSNSHGTSLFNSHAGSRSLLVESSGMTERALEIAKNLDVPEKEVARLDNPRYGLVTDSGYAFETIAGDLYTIGSIDNAQNRLETKLDKIEMVDAEESSSPSKELLDHLQDLGYA, from the coding sequence ATGGGAAAAGATCCAGATATTGCGTTAGTAGTTCTTGACACATTACGAAAAGATTATTTTGAAGAAGAGTTTGAATGGTTACATTCAACCGGAACATATTTTGATAACGGTTGGTCCACATCACACTGGACGATTCCAGCACACGCGAGTTTATTTAGTGGGAGATACGCCTGTGAGATCGGAACGGGGGCAAAAAATCGGCGTTTGACGGTCAAGAAGACACTTGGAGAATTACTTTCTAACGCAGGTTACCGAACCATGGCAATCACGGCCAATCCTACAGTTAGCCCAGAGTTTAACTACAACTCGGGATTCGATAGATTTGATTCGTTATTTTCCCGTTCTTGGAAACAATATGTCAATCCAGGCCTGCCAAGCCCGCTCAAGTATCTCTTTTTTGTAACCCGCTCTCTCCAATCTGATTCTTCATTAGAAACATTGAGGTCAGCATACGAACATAAAATCAAATTTGATGAAGTTGACCTTGCAAATGGGGCAAAACAGGCACATACCCGGTTTCCACAAACAGATAAGGAACCTACGTTTCTGTTCGTGAATTTAATGGAAGTTCATTCTCCCTACAAACCTCCCCAAGGCTACAGAACGGGGCCGGCTGCACGACTTACAGCCACACAAGCTTTACTGAAAGATGGACCAGAACAAGATGGTGATCGAATAATTAACGCGTATTCTGATTCCGTCTCTTATCTTTCCGACGTATATAACGAGATCCATTCAGATCTGTGTCGTGACTACGATCTTGTTATCACCATCTCTGACCATGGCGAGGCTCTTGGAGAGGGTGATTACTGGGGTCATCCACCTGTTCTCACACCCGAGATTACCCGTGTACCGATTCACATTGCAGGCACAAATGAAAATAAAACCGTCTCAACCCCAGTCAATCTCTTAGATGTATTTCAGACTATCTGTGACGCAGCTGAGACTTCAATCCCATCTAACTCCCATGGAACCTCGTTGTTTAATAGCCATGCTGGGTCACGCTCATTGTTAGTTGAGTCAAGTGGGATGACTGAGAGGGCACTTGAAATTGCCAAGAATCTTGATGTTCCTGAAAAGGAAGTAGCACGCTTAGATAACCCTCGATATGGACTCGTCACAGATTCAGGTTACGCCTTTGAGACAATAGCTGGAGATCTCTATACGATCGGATCAATTGATAATGCCCAGAATCGTCTGGAAACGAAGCTAGATAAGATTGAAATGGTTGACGCAGAGGAATCATCATCCCCGTCCAAGGAACTCTTAGATCATCTTCAAGATCTAGGATATGCATGA
- a CDS encoding NAD-dependent epimerase/dehydratase family protein, which translates to MDKTDHRNLDGQSVLVTGGAGFIGSRLSTRLTENTELTVVDNFSVGNISAVPDEARIIEEDITDRESVLDSITDVDVIFHQAGLVSVSQSVQSPYESHTSNATGTVNILDAAREHNARVVIASSAAIYGHPEYTPIDEKHPFDPTSPYGLDKLTTDYYTRLYSNLYDLETVALRYFNVFGPGQTGGNYAGVIPTFIKQALSGEDITVHGDGEQTRDFVYVDDVVRANISAAQTDQVGAAYNIATGESVSIRKLAEIIRDITDSNSDIVHTGSRSGDIKHSVADISSAETSLRYQPSVTLEEGLERTIDWWQNKNSES; encoded by the coding sequence ATGGATAAGACGGATCATCGAAACCTAGACGGCCAATCGGTTCTTGTTACGGGGGGTGCGGGTTTCATCGGCAGTCGCCTTAGCACCAGACTTACAGAAAACACAGAATTAACAGTTGTCGACAATTTTTCAGTCGGCAATATATCTGCCGTACCAGACGAGGCCCGAATAATCGAAGAAGACATAACTGATCGTGAATCCGTCTTAGATTCAATCACAGACGTAGATGTTATCTTCCATCAGGCAGGTCTCGTTAGCGTCTCGCAGTCAGTCCAGTCTCCTTACGAAAGCCATACCAGCAATGCAACGGGAACAGTGAATATCCTTGATGCCGCTAGAGAGCACAATGCGAGAGTTGTTATTGCCTCAAGTGCCGCGATCTATGGTCATCCTGAGTACACTCCAATAGACGAGAAACACCCGTTCGACCCTACGTCTCCATACGGGCTTGACAAGCTCACGACCGACTACTACACTCGTCTCTATTCCAATCTCTACGATCTCGAAACAGTTGCCCTCCGATATTTCAACGTCTTCGGCCCTGGACAGACAGGAGGGAATTACGCAGGAGTAATACCGACATTCATTAAACAGGCTCTCTCCGGGGAAGACATCACTGTTCACGGTGATGGCGAGCAAACTCGTGACTTCGTTTACGTAGACGACGTGGTTCGGGCGAATATCTCTGCTGCACAGACAGACCAAGTTGGAGCAGCGTACAATATTGCTACCGGAGAATCGGTTTCTATCCGGAAATTAGCCGAAATAATTCGTGATATAACTGACTCTAATTCTGATATTGTGCATACTGGGTCTCGATCCGGCGACATCAAGCATTCGGTTGCGGATATCTCGAGCGCAGAAACCTCTCTAAGATACCAACCATCAGTCACACTGGAAGAAGGGCTCGAACGTACCATAGACTGGTGGCAGAACAAGAACTCCGAATCGTAG
- a CDS encoding glycoside hydrolase family protein has product MELYDLLVEGASAGIELQDESGSMPSGNNGPWNDPETPVRNTSHWLITFLKAYNITDDDQFHEAAVSALEYLQSEETRPQGKTFHHRKNPEKDFCNGLIGQAWAFEALVTATRELGDPEPESLAETVFLQHPFDYERGLWQTVEITGEVLGYDMTFNHQLWFAATGAMLSDEEILEQVRIFLDNLEENLRLYDSGLVYHKVWRDFSVSDHVRYLTGGNDLEFGLRRYRDIARTLLSRNNYDEQIIYRSIGYHSFNTYAFAMLKERFPDHDFWESKKIGSILKYSRSNEYHKAIQDNDYGYPYNPPGFENAYTLSVFEPDSQTKQQKWVEEQVDRTFNFESSLLESVPTDATTYAARIYEATRLPNLEFGPDHDAKPK; this is encoded by the coding sequence ATGGAACTCTATGACCTACTTGTAGAGGGTGCATCAGCTGGTATAGAACTGCAGGATGAATCGGGGAGTATGCCTTCAGGTAACAACGGACCTTGGAATGACCCCGAAACGCCGGTACGAAACACGTCTCACTGGTTGATTACATTTCTCAAAGCATACAATATCACTGACGATGATCAATTTCACGAAGCAGCGGTAAGTGCACTTGAATATCTTCAATCGGAGGAAACACGTCCACAAGGAAAGACCTTCCATCACCGTAAGAACCCAGAGAAGGACTTCTGTAACGGTCTTATCGGACAAGCGTGGGCGTTTGAAGCCCTAGTGACCGCAACCAGGGAGTTGGGCGACCCAGAACCAGAGTCACTCGCCGAAACTGTGTTCCTGCAACATCCCTTCGATTACGAACGAGGACTGTGGCAAACTGTAGAGATCACTGGTGAAGTGTTAGGATACGATATGACCTTTAATCATCAACTTTGGTTTGCAGCAACAGGGGCTATGCTGTCAGACGAAGAAATACTGGAGCAAGTTAGGATTTTTCTAGACAACCTCGAGGAAAACCTTCGTTTGTACGACAGTGGGCTAGTGTACCACAAGGTTTGGAGGGACTTTTCCGTTAGTGATCACGTGAGGTATCTAACCGGAGGGAACGACCTAGAGTTCGGACTTCGTAGATACCGTGATATCGCTCGGACATTATTATCGAGGAATAACTACGATGAGCAGATTATCTACCGTTCAATCGGATATCACTCCTTCAACACGTATGCCTTTGCAATGTTGAAAGAACGGTTCCCAGATCATGACTTTTGGGAATCAAAAAAGATTGGATCAATTCTGAAATATTCTCGTTCCAACGAGTATCATAAAGCGATCCAAGATAACGATTACGGCTATCCGTACAACCCACCGGGATTCGAGAACGCCTATACGCTATCGGTGTTCGAACCCGATAGTCAAACTAAACAGCAAAAGTGGGTTGAGGAACAAGTAGATCGGACTTTCAATTTTGAGAGTAGTTTATTGGAATCTGTTCCAACGGACGCAACTACATACGCAGCTAGGATCTACGAGGCTACACGTTTGCCGAACCTTGAGTTTGGACCTGATCATGACGCAAAACCAAAGTGA
- a CDS encoding polysaccharide pyruvyl transferase family protein → MKYTLFHGAKKNVGDYLIRNRAKKLLFEYTDLEEADLLELEMVRKDISEEELLRVQETDAVIIAGGPAYASGNFASIYPSLNDVLDEGVPVYPLGPGWKGTDEDSYEFTSESLELLERIHERIEFSGVRDLPTKRVLEKHGIANVKLVGCPAWYDLESLGKPFEKPSTIDSIAISTAVPRSRYYRKQFRYLLRRVSEEFPDADLYCSFHRGISYDDHTPFIRSLHLRRFKYEADKRGYTVINPAYEPEKLGQYRDIDLHIGYRVHGHISFLAIRHPSYLFQVDGRGTGVSESLSAPSDIATFDRGSYQGPVEEILDNINDDLNDGFDSFDHVANAIDKTHDEMERLIKTLP, encoded by the coding sequence ATGAAATATACCTTGTTTCACGGGGCCAAGAAAAATGTTGGTGACTATCTGATTCGGAACCGGGCTAAGAAGCTGTTATTCGAGTATACAGATCTCGAAGAAGCGGACTTGTTGGAGTTAGAAATGGTCCGAAAGGATATTTCTGAGGAAGAACTTCTTCGAGTACAAGAAACCGATGCTGTAATAATCGCTGGCGGGCCAGCGTATGCCTCCGGGAACTTCGCTAGTATCTATCCTTCACTTAATGACGTTCTTGATGAGGGTGTCCCGGTTTATCCTCTCGGACCGGGATGGAAAGGAACAGACGAAGACTCGTATGAATTCACGTCTGAATCCCTTGAACTTCTCGAACGCATACATGAACGAATCGAATTCTCTGGAGTGCGTGACCTCCCTACAAAGCGAGTCCTCGAAAAGCATGGAATAGCTAACGTCAAGCTTGTCGGCTGTCCCGCATGGTACGATCTTGAGTCTCTCGGAAAACCATTCGAGAAACCGTCCACTATTGATAGTATTGCTATCTCCACGGCCGTACCCCGATCACGGTATTACCGAAAACAGTTTCGATACTTGCTTCGCCGTGTGAGCGAGGAGTTTCCGGACGCAGATTTGTACTGTTCGTTCCATAGAGGAATTTCCTACGACGACCATACTCCTTTCATTCGTTCGCTTCACCTTCGCCGATTCAAATATGAGGCAGACAAACGAGGATATACGGTAATCAATCCCGCTTACGAACCCGAAAAGTTGGGACAATATCGAGATATCGACCTGCATATCGGGTATCGCGTTCACGGACACATCTCATTCCTCGCGATTCGTCATCCTAGTTATCTTTTTCAGGTGGATGGACGGGGAACCGGCGTTTCCGAGTCCCTATCTGCCCCCAGTGATATCGCCACATTTGATCGAGGCTCGTACCAAGGACCGGTTGAAGAGATATTGGACAATATTAACGACGACCTCAACGATGGCTTTGATTCTTTTGATCATGTTGCTAATGCGATTGATAAAACACACGATGAAATGGAACGGCTTATAAAAACACTACCGTAG
- a CDS encoding glycosyltransferase, with amino-acid sequence MTQNQSESPFVSVIVPVYNAPEDIRNCLGSLVEQTYPDKRWELLVVDNDSTDRTPEVVKEYDEAKLLRELEIQGSYAARNKGMKNADGEIIAFIDSDCTPEPDWLEQGVKGLSCKSADLGGGKVRFTYSSTHSAAEMYDSMVNMQIEQNIKERSVAKTANLFVRKEVFEAIGMFPSGVKSGGDVAWTKKATDEGHQLIYLESAIVSHPARSFRPLLRKQCRVGKGKYDSGTNSGIQYFLRQLLPPKPTTFRATLNEKLSAEHLSRKSVVEIYFVGWVCKIATATGWLFSNIRS; translated from the coding sequence ATGACGCAAAACCAAAGTGAATCGCCGTTCGTTTCGGTAATCGTACCTGTGTACAATGCTCCGGAGGACATTAGAAACTGCCTCGGTTCACTTGTTGAACAAACATATCCGGACAAACGATGGGAATTACTTGTAGTGGATAACGATTCCACAGACAGAACACCTGAAGTAGTCAAAGAGTATGACGAGGCGAAACTACTTAGGGAACTTGAGATTCAAGGATCATACGCAGCGCGAAATAAAGGAATGAAAAACGCAGATGGTGAAATAATTGCGTTCATCGACTCTGATTGCACTCCTGAACCCGACTGGTTGGAGCAAGGAGTCAAAGGACTTTCATGTAAATCGGCTGATCTCGGCGGTGGAAAGGTTCGATTCACCTATTCATCAACACATAGTGCCGCTGAAATGTATGATTCTATGGTGAATATGCAAATAGAACAGAATATAAAAGAACGGTCTGTCGCAAAGACGGCGAACCTTTTTGTCCGAAAAGAAGTCTTTGAGGCGATCGGAATGTTCCCTTCGGGAGTCAAATCAGGAGGTGATGTGGCTTGGACGAAAAAAGCAACAGACGAAGGCCATCAGCTAATTTATCTTGAATCAGCTATCGTTAGCCATCCGGCTAGATCGTTCCGACCTTTACTTCGAAAGCAATGTCGAGTAGGTAAAGGAAAGTACGATTCAGGAACTAACTCCGGTATTCAATATTTTCTAAGGCAATTACTTCCACCTAAACCAACAACATTCCGAGCGACTCTGAACGAAAAGTTATCGGCAGAGCATCTATCTCGAAAGTCAGTGGTCGAAATATATTTTGTTGGATGGGTATGCAAAATTGCTACTGCGACCGGCTGGTTATTCAGTAATATAAGAAGCTGA
- a CDS encoding cytidylyltransferase domain-containing protein — translation MSGKILSVIPARKGSKGIPRKNLRKLGDHPLVAHAIKTSKESDLIDHVVLTTDSREIAQIGRQYNVDTVIDRPHRLSKDEVPLAPVIEHAFNQVNKEFQYVLCFQPTAPLVSVNSINKGITAGTDEKTDSVVFVRDSSHIYWREKEDGYEPISSERKNRQQLDPIYEEIGVFISDKSVVKEGNRVGNSPEFHEVESQEGIDIDTYSDWILAESQLQRKQIIYRLIGNGDAGTGHVYRGITIADHLFEHDILFGVEPTEDLAIEKLEESNYDYQIFDDEQSFLEFVHSTKPDVVVNDILDTSADYVKSLKQHTPHVVNFEDLGTGTDHADAVINALYEHSNPPENHHFGFEHFCLRNEFLYATPRAEISSVNRIMISFGGTDENNLTAKTLRALSDIDRDIHLDVVLGLGYTEQEWLDPILSAYPSNVSVEINQDIRSMAEHMEQADLLITSNGRTLYEAGSLNVPVISIAQNHREQKHPYAHISRGVLFLGQADYVTEENVLTAVKDYITDREKRETMREALEDHDIANGVERIKQILFEETNEN, via the coding sequence ATGTCAGGTAAAATACTATCCGTAATCCCTGCTCGAAAAGGCTCAAAGGGAATACCAAGGAAGAATTTACGGAAGCTCGGAGACCATCCTCTTGTAGCCCATGCAATCAAAACAAGCAAGGAATCCGATTTGATCGATCATGTGGTTCTGACGACAGATAGTCGGGAAATTGCGCAGATAGGACGTCAGTATAATGTTGACACAGTGATTGACCGTCCGCATCGTCTATCAAAAGACGAGGTGCCTCTTGCTCCGGTTATTGAACATGCTTTTAATCAAGTAAATAAGGAATTTCAGTATGTTCTCTGTTTTCAACCAACTGCACCCTTGGTCTCGGTAAACTCTATTAACAAAGGGATTACAGCAGGAACGGACGAAAAAACAGACAGTGTTGTGTTTGTTAGGGATAGTAGTCATATATATTGGAGGGAGAAAGAGGATGGATATGAACCTATCTCAAGCGAAAGAAAAAACAGGCAACAACTGGATCCTATTTATGAGGAAATCGGAGTTTTTATCTCAGATAAAAGCGTAGTAAAAGAAGGAAATCGAGTTGGAAACTCCCCTGAATTCCACGAAGTAGAGTCACAAGAAGGCATAGACATCGATACATACTCCGATTGGATTCTTGCAGAGAGTCAACTACAGCGTAAACAGATAATATATCGGTTGATAGGGAACGGAGATGCGGGAACGGGTCATGTGTATCGAGGAATTACGATCGCAGATCACCTCTTCGAGCATGATATTCTGTTCGGAGTTGAGCCGACAGAGGACCTCGCAATTGAGAAATTGGAGGAGAGCAACTACGACTACCAGATATTCGATGATGAACAGTCATTCTTGGAGTTCGTTCATTCGACTAAACCCGATGTAGTCGTTAACGATATTCTTGATACCTCCGCAGACTACGTTAAATCACTCAAACAGCACACACCTCACGTCGTCAATTTTGAAGATCTGGGCACGGGTACCGACCACGCCGATGCAGTGATCAACGCACTGTACGAACATTCCAACCCACCAGAAAATCATCACTTTGGATTCGAACATTTTTGTCTACGAAACGAATTCCTGTATGCTACGCCACGGGCAGAAATCTCGTCCGTCAACAGAATCATGATTTCCTTCGGAGGGACCGACGAGAATAACCTCACCGCCAAAACCCTGCGTGCGCTGTCAGATATCGATCGAGATATCCATCTCGACGTGGTTTTGGGACTGGGATACACCGAACAAGAGTGGCTTGATCCAATACTGTCGGCGTATCCATCAAACGTTAGCGTCGAAATCAATCAGGACATCAGATCTATGGCGGAGCATATGGAACAGGCGGACCTTCTCATCACGTCCAACGGTCGAACGCTGTACGAGGCGGGATCGTTGAATGTCCCCGTGATCTCGATCGCTCAAAACCATCGCGAACAGAAACACCCGTACGCACACATCTCGCGAGGAGTACTTTTCTTGGGACAGGCAGATTACGTCACCGAGGAGAACGTACTAACTGCAGTCAAAGATTACATCACGGATAGAGAGAAGCGTGAAACGATGCGCGAGGCACTGGAAGACCACGACATTGCCAATGGCGTCGAGAGAATCAAACAGATATTGTTCGAAGAAACCAATGAAAATTAA
- a CDS encoding N-acetylneuraminate synthase family protein gives MKINNIDIENRTQPYLIAEIGVNYFDIAEQRGISPIAAAKEMVREAATAGVDAVKFQSYSADQLASKNSPAYWDTSEESTESQYELFAQYDDFGEAEFEEIATWTAENHDVDFLSTPFDFHAVEYLEDLVPAYKIASADITNHPLLRQIAQKEKPVLLSTGASTIGEIDQAVRVIEDEVEDPEICLLHCILQYPTDPENANLGMINHLDEVYPEYMIGYSDHVPPDDGMVTLLNSVVNGAEVIEKHFTLDKSLEGNDHYHAMDPEDVRTFRENVDHLSVTTGRSKKEPISAETDSREYARRSLVAATEIKPGEAITREQLAIKRPGTGISPTMLDTIVGRKAREQIALDSILTWDLV, from the coding sequence ATGAAAATTAACAACATAGACATCGAAAATCGCACGCAACCGTACTTGATCGCCGAAATCGGCGTCAATTATTTTGACATCGCTGAACAGCGAGGTATTTCACCGATCGCTGCCGCAAAAGAAATGGTGAGAGAAGCGGCCACTGCCGGAGTTGACGCGGTAAAGTTTCAGTCGTATTCGGCGGATCAACTCGCGTCTAAAAACTCACCTGCATACTGGGACACAAGCGAGGAGTCGACAGAATCGCAGTACGAACTGTTCGCCCAGTACGACGATTTCGGAGAAGCCGAGTTTGAAGAAATAGCGACGTGGACGGCCGAGAATCACGATGTCGACTTTCTTTCGACACCCTTCGACTTCCACGCCGTTGAGTATCTTGAAGACCTCGTTCCAGCGTATAAGATCGCTAGTGCGGACATCACGAATCACCCCCTCCTTCGGCAGATCGCGCAAAAAGAAAAACCGGTTTTACTGTCGACAGGAGCGAGCACGATTGGTGAGATTGACCAAGCAGTACGCGTCATCGAAGACGAAGTTGAGGATCCAGAAATATGCTTACTCCACTGCATTCTCCAGTATCCTACCGATCCGGAGAATGCCAATCTTGGTATGATTAACCATCTGGATGAAGTGTATCCTGAGTATATGATTGGCTATTCAGATCACGTTCCGCCGGACGATGGGATGGTCACCCTACTGAATTCAGTTGTCAACGGAGCAGAAGTCATTGAAAAGCACTTTACACTCGATAAGTCGCTTGAAGGGAATGACCACTATCACGCTATGGATCCAGAAGATGTTCGAACATTTCGGGAAAATGTTGACCACCTTTCAGTAACAACTGGACGGTCAAAGAAAGAACCTATTTCAGCGGAAACAGATAGTAGAGAGTACGCTCGTCGAAGCCTTGTCGCTGCGACGGAGATTAAGCCAGGGGAGGCAATTACGCGGGAGCAACTGGCTATCAAACGACCAGGGACTGGAATATCGCCGACGATGCTTGATACAATTGTAGGAAGAAAAGCACGAGAACAAATAGCACTGGACAGTATTTTAACGTGGGATCTGGTTTAG